A stretch of Microbulbifer bruguierae DNA encodes these proteins:
- a CDS encoding S9 family peptidase translates to MKRKLLFLLGCAFASYSSAEQLTIDRIFSDPALSGTSPRALQYSPDGSRVTFLKGREEDYNRYDLWEYRLKDGETRMLVNSDKLHSGEENLSDEEKARRERQRIFGSGIMEYSWSKDGKSLLFPLAGDVFYYEVNNGKSKRLTETEAFETDVRVSPKGNFVSFIRDQNIFVVDLASGKERQLTTDGRGPIKNGMAEFVAQEEMGRMTGYWWSPDEKRIAYLQVDESPVDEVTRSEIYADRIDMIQQRYPAAGRPNVNIKLGVLDLASGKTQWMDLGKNDDIYIPRVKWARDNLLSYQWQNRSQQKLELRFADIPSGKTRVGLTETSDTWVNLFDDLRFLKDSDRFIWASEKDGFKHLYLYDFSGRQLAQLTRGDWAIDQLEALDEKSGKVYFSGRKDTPLERHLYVTDLSGSGKIDKLSSRAGMHSIAFADDASGYIDTYSNPSTPPQVSLHGVDGKRVTWLQENKVEKGHPLHPYLSDWIAPEFGQIEVKGGKAPQGHTLYYRMYKPAGFDAKKTYPVMVFLYGGPHAQLVTNSWDRPFNQFMAQQGYVVFTLDNRGSAHRGKKFEDPIFKKMGSVEVEDQVTGVKFLRGLPFVDPERIGVYGHSYGGYMALMTMFKAGDYFKAGISGAPVTDWGLYDTHYTERYMGNPNQVPAAYKASSVFPYVKDLKGPLLIYHGMADDNVLFTNTTKLIKQLQDNDQQFQLMTYPGKKHSLRGKETRKHWHQMMKDFFDRNLQQGRGD, encoded by the coding sequence ATGAAACGGAAACTGCTTTTCTTGCTGGGCTGCGCTTTTGCCAGCTATTCTTCTGCTGAACAGCTGACCATCGATAGAATCTTCTCCGACCCGGCTCTGAGCGGTACCAGCCCACGTGCGCTTCAATACTCTCCGGATGGCAGTCGTGTGACCTTTCTCAAAGGGCGTGAAGAGGACTACAACCGCTATGACCTGTGGGAATACCGCCTGAAAGACGGCGAGACCCGCATGCTGGTCAATTCCGACAAACTGCACAGCGGCGAGGAAAATCTTTCCGACGAGGAGAAGGCCCGTCGCGAGCGCCAGCGGATTTTCGGCAGTGGCATCATGGAGTACAGCTGGTCGAAGGACGGTAAATCCCTGCTGTTTCCCCTCGCCGGTGATGTGTTCTATTACGAGGTGAACAACGGAAAATCCAAGCGGTTGACGGAAACCGAAGCCTTTGAAACCGACGTGCGGGTTTCGCCCAAGGGGAATTTTGTTTCGTTTATCCGCGACCAGAATATTTTTGTGGTGGATCTGGCTTCCGGTAAAGAGCGCCAGCTTACCACCGATGGCAGAGGCCCGATCAAGAATGGTATGGCCGAGTTCGTCGCCCAGGAAGAAATGGGGCGCATGACCGGCTACTGGTGGTCCCCGGATGAAAAGCGTATTGCCTACCTGCAGGTGGATGAGAGCCCGGTAGATGAGGTGACCCGCAGTGAGATCTATGCGGATCGTATCGATATGATCCAGCAGCGTTACCCCGCCGCCGGTCGTCCTAATGTGAACATCAAACTGGGTGTGCTGGATCTCGCCAGCGGCAAAACCCAGTGGATGGACCTGGGGAAAAACGACGATATTTATATTCCACGGGTTAAATGGGCGCGGGACAATCTGCTGTCCTACCAATGGCAAAACCGCAGCCAGCAGAAACTGGAACTGCGTTTTGCGGATATCCCCAGTGGCAAAACCCGCGTAGGCCTCACCGAAACCAGCGATACCTGGGTCAATCTGTTCGACGATCTGCGCTTCCTGAAAGACAGTGATCGTTTTATCTGGGCCTCGGAAAAAGATGGCTTCAAACATCTGTACCTGTACGATTTCAGCGGCAGGCAACTGGCGCAGCTGACCCGTGGCGACTGGGCCATCGATCAGCTGGAAGCGCTGGATGAGAAGTCCGGAAAGGTCTACTTCTCCGGCCGCAAGGACACGCCCCTCGAGCGTCATCTGTATGTGACCGACCTGAGCGGCAGCGGCAAGATCGACAAGCTTTCTTCCCGCGCGGGTATGCACAGCATTGCGTTTGCAGACGATGCGTCCGGCTACATCGATACCTACTCCAACCCCTCCACACCGCCCCAGGTCAGCCTGCACGGTGTGGATGGCAAGCGCGTGACCTGGCTGCAGGAAAACAAGGTGGAGAAGGGCCACCCGCTGCACCCCTACCTCAGTGACTGGATCGCGCCGGAATTTGGCCAAATTGAAGTAAAAGGGGGCAAGGCGCCGCAAGGTCACACCCTCTACTACCGCATGTACAAGCCTGCCGGTTTCGATGCGAAAAAAACCTATCCGGTGATGGTGTTCCTCTACGGTGGCCCCCACGCGCAGCTGGTGACCAACAGCTGGGACAGACCTTTCAATCAGTTTATGGCCCAGCAGGGGTATGTGGTGTTCACCCTGGACAACCGCGGTTCCGCCCATCGCGGCAAAAAGTTTGAAGATCCGATCTTCAAGAAAATGGGCAGCGTGGAAGTGGAGGATCAGGTCACCGGGGTGAAATTCCTGCGCGGCCTGCCGTTTGTCGATCCAGAGCGCATCGGTGTGTACGGCCACAGTTACGGTGGCTACATGGCCCTGATGACCATGTTCAAGGCCGGGGATTATTTCAAGGCGGGTATTTCCGGGGCGCCGGTCACCGACTGGGGCCTTTACGATACCCACTACACCGAGCGCTATATGGGTAACCCGAACCAGGTGCCGGCGGCCTACAAGGCGTCTTCCGTCTTCCCCTATGTGAAAGATCTCAAGGGGCCGCTGCTGATCTATCACGGAATGGCGGACGACAATGTGCTGTTCACCAATACCACCAAACTGATCAAGCAGCTGCAGGACAACGATCAGCAGTTCCAGCTGATGACTTATCCGGGCAAAAAGCACAGCCTGCGCGGCAAGGAGACCCGTAAGCACTGGCATCAGATGATGAAGGATTTCTTTGACCGCAACCTGCAACAGGGACGTGGCGACTGA
- a CDS encoding YdcH family protein, which yields MPIHAHTLEADFPEYAATIRQLRQNDVDFKLVSDGYNKLDKEIRGLEERGITTDDNHFNELKIRRAQLKDQLYRQLRNGHSPG from the coding sequence ATGCCCATTCACGCTCACACCCTGGAAGCCGACTTTCCCGAATATGCCGCAACCATACGCCAGCTCCGTCAAAACGATGTGGATTTCAAGTTAGTGAGCGACGGCTACAACAAACTGGACAAGGAAATTCGCGGCCTCGAAGAGCGTGGAATCACCACCGATGACAACCATTTCAACGAACTCAAAATCCGTCGTGCGCAACTGAAAGACCAGCTGTACCGACAACTCAGAAATGGGCATTCCCCCGGGTAG
- a CDS encoding N-acyl-D-amino-acid deacylase family protein: MTYDTVIRKGSVVDGSGAAIFTADIALAEGRIQRISAPGSITEQADEIIDAEGLYLAPGFIDVHTHDDLEVIHKPQVPAKISQGVTTVIVGNCGISASPVTLESDPPDPLNLLGDRSRFAYPQFSDYARAVQKARPNVNVAALVGHTSLRNNHMDNLQRTASVAELAAMRAQLRSALEQGAIGLSSGLAYASAKSADTAEVLEMVAELAVQGGVYTTHLRTEFDRILEAMDEALLTAREHRVPLIVSHLKCAGRGNWGRSGDVLGALENATRYQQVACDCYPYTASSSTLDLAQVADDIEIFITWSESFPEQGGRPLADIAQEWNLSCYEAAEKLQPAGAVYHCMSDEDVKNILSHPLTMVGSDGLPNDPHPHPRLWGAFPRVLAHYGRDLGLFDLPQAVHKMSGLSATNFGLANRGFIREGYCADLVLFDYARLESLATYSEPLRTARGISQVWVNGVCAYSDGVMLDSRSGAFLFRG, translated from the coding sequence ATGACTTACGATACGGTAATTCGCAAAGGCTCGGTGGTCGACGGTAGCGGCGCTGCCATTTTTACCGCCGACATTGCCCTTGCCGAAGGTCGTATCCAACGTATTTCAGCGCCCGGCAGTATTACCGAGCAGGCCGATGAAATCATCGACGCGGAAGGCCTGTATCTCGCCCCGGGATTTATCGACGTCCACACCCACGACGATCTCGAAGTTATCCACAAACCGCAGGTGCCCGCCAAAATCAGCCAGGGCGTAACCACCGTCATTGTCGGCAACTGCGGCATCAGTGCCAGCCCCGTCACGTTAGAAAGCGATCCGCCCGATCCATTGAATTTACTCGGCGATCGCTCCCGTTTCGCTTACCCGCAATTTTCCGATTACGCCCGCGCGGTGCAGAAGGCTCGCCCCAACGTCAATGTGGCTGCGCTGGTCGGCCACACTTCGCTGCGCAACAACCACATGGACAATCTCCAGCGCACCGCCAGTGTGGCCGAACTCGCGGCGATGCGTGCGCAATTGCGCAGTGCGCTGGAGCAGGGCGCCATCGGCCTCAGCTCCGGCCTCGCTTACGCCAGTGCGAAATCTGCGGATACCGCAGAGGTGTTGGAAATGGTGGCGGAACTGGCGGTGCAGGGCGGGGTGTACACCACACATCTGCGCACGGAGTTTGATCGTATTCTCGAGGCGATGGACGAGGCATTGCTGACCGCACGGGAACACCGCGTGCCGTTGATTGTTTCCCATTTGAAATGCGCCGGACGCGGCAACTGGGGGCGCAGTGGGGATGTGTTGGGTGCGCTGGAAAATGCGACGCGGTATCAACAGGTTGCCTGTGACTGCTATCCCTATACCGCGAGTTCCAGCACGCTGGATCTGGCGCAGGTAGCGGACGATATCGAGATTTTTATCACCTGGTCGGAGTCTTTTCCGGAACAGGGCGGTCGGCCTTTGGCGGACATTGCACAAGAGTGGAACCTTTCCTGTTACGAGGCGGCGGAGAAGCTGCAGCCGGCGGGTGCGGTTTATCACTGTATGAGTGATGAGGATGTTAAAAATATTCTCTCGCACCCGCTTACCATGGTTGGCTCCGATGGCTTGCCCAATGATCCGCATCCACATCCGAGATTGTGGGGTGCTTTTCCAAGAGTACTTGCCCACTATGGACGGGATCTCGGGTTGTTCGATCTGCCGCAGGCGGTACACAAGATGAGCGGGCTTTCGGCAACCAATTTCGGGTTGGCGAATCGCGGATTTATCCGTGAAGGTTACTGTGCGGATCTGGTGTTGTTTGATTACGCGAGGTTGGAATCGCTGGCGACATATTCTGAACCGCTGCGGACGGCTCGTGGGATTTCCCAGGTCTGGGTTAATGGTGTTTGTGCTTATTCCGATGGTGTTATGTTGGATAGCCGGAGCGGAGCCTTTTTGTTTCGCGGCTAG
- a CDS encoding RidA family protein produces MIQRFGAEGGTGTGGQHLPFSSAVEAGGFLYVSGQTPMRDGEVVEGGIVEQSQLAIDNCFAIMDKAGYGVEDVVHVTVILTDARYFQSFNKVFKENFGNHPPARICSVCDLVVDCKVEVGIVCYKQSKP; encoded by the coding sequence ATGATTCAGAGATTCGGCGCCGAAGGTGGCACAGGTACAGGTGGTCAGCACCTGCCATTTTCCAGTGCAGTAGAAGCCGGTGGCTTTCTCTATGTGTCGGGCCAGACACCAATGCGCGATGGTGAAGTGGTGGAAGGGGGGATTGTGGAGCAGTCCCAGCTCGCCATCGACAACTGTTTTGCGATCATGGACAAAGCGGGCTACGGTGTGGAAGACGTAGTGCACGTCACCGTCATTCTCACCGATGCGCGATACTTTCAGTCTTTTAACAAGGTCTTTAAAGAAAATTTCGGCAATCACCCTCCGGCCAGAATCTGTTCTGTGTGTGACCTGGTGGTAGATTGCAAAGTCGAAGTCGGTATTGTCTGTTATAAGCAGTCTAAACCCTGA
- the pelA gene encoding pectate lyase: MTFSRVKTVRLPGAVRCLALGTVLLATAGCNAKISSAEPEAGPPDPLAGLQPAQDMATYRAMSEQLYKLDTGLIKAEVAAAGLEKSTKPTKHKLFGFDVKQALSDADFIASAEGRALADALLTFQTPSGGWSKRTDMRTPRQPGEQFGTEKDYVPTFDNYATSTQFWVMVNACNAHKDRRYCDSASRALNFILLAQYPNGGWPQTFPLRGKYHDDITFNDDAIANLLKVVGAAAKGDERLAFMPEPLKQRAADSLQRALQMLVDTQVAVDGEPTIWGAQHDAETLKPTAARAFEPVALATSESADLMLFLMTLDNPPPAVKSAIDSAGAWFEAHKMTGLSYERGEYEYKELIANDDADPLWARFYDIDSDRPVFGDRDGEVYFDIEQVSEERRAGYGWYTERPYKALKEYKKWQQ, translated from the coding sequence ATGACATTCTCCCGAGTGAAAACCGTTCGCCTGCCGGGCGCAGTCCGGTGCCTTGCCCTCGGTACCGTGCTGCTGGCCACTGCCGGCTGCAATGCCAAAATCTCATCCGCCGAGCCTGAAGCCGGTCCGCCAGATCCGTTGGCTGGTCTGCAGCCCGCGCAGGATATGGCAACCTACCGAGCCATGTCGGAGCAGCTCTACAAGCTGGATACGGGGCTCATCAAGGCGGAAGTGGCGGCTGCGGGGCTGGAGAAAAGCACCAAACCGACGAAGCACAAGCTGTTCGGATTCGATGTCAAACAGGCGCTGTCTGATGCCGACTTTATCGCCAGTGCCGAAGGCCGCGCGCTGGCCGATGCCCTGCTGACCTTCCAGACTCCTTCCGGAGGCTGGTCCAAGCGCACCGATATGCGTACGCCGCGGCAGCCGGGCGAGCAATTCGGTACCGAAAAAGATTACGTCCCGACCTTTGACAACTACGCCACCAGTACCCAGTTCTGGGTGATGGTAAACGCCTGCAATGCGCACAAGGACCGTCGTTACTGCGACTCCGCCAGCCGCGCGCTCAATTTCATCCTGCTTGCCCAGTACCCCAATGGCGGCTGGCCGCAGACCTTTCCGCTGCGGGGCAAGTACCACGATGACATTACTTTTAACGATGACGCTATCGCCAATCTGCTGAAAGTGGTGGGCGCTGCGGCCAAAGGTGACGAGCGCCTGGCGTTCATGCCGGAGCCCCTGAAGCAGCGCGCTGCGGACAGCCTGCAGCGCGCGTTGCAAATGCTGGTGGACACTCAGGTCGCGGTGGACGGCGAGCCCACCATATGGGGCGCGCAGCACGATGCGGAAACCCTGAAGCCGACAGCCGCGCGGGCATTCGAGCCGGTGGCGCTGGCCACCAGCGAGAGCGCGGACCTGATGTTGTTCCTGATGACCCTGGACAACCCGCCGCCGGCGGTGAAAAGTGCCATCGACAGCGCCGGCGCCTGGTTTGAAGCGCACAAGATGACCGGTCTCAGCTACGAGCGCGGGGAATACGAATACAAGGAACTGATTGCAAACGACGACGCCGATCCACTGTGGGCGCGCTTCTACGATATCGACAGCGACCGCCCGGTATTCGGCGACCGCGATGGGGAGGTGTATTTCGACATTGAGCAGGTGTCGGAAGAGCGCCGTGCCGGTTATGGCTGGTACACCGAGCGCCCCTACAAGGCCCTCAAAGAATACAAGAAGTGGCAGCAGTAA
- a CDS encoding TIGR03032 family protein, whose amino-acid sequence MSDETQTAEAVENAEATIDPTAESQEATDGTVNTESTDSAEGSEATADDKGEQPQAKAPEPVKKSCSPRLAGWMQQNKLSIAFTSYQSGRVYMVGAEQSGRLSFHERIFQRAMGIVGNSQRIYMGGLYQVWRFENVLQPGQVANKMFDACYVPRNAQFTGEVDIHELGIRKNGQIIFVNTKYNCLATPSLTHSFKVLWKPPFISKIAPEDRCHLNGLAMVDGEPKYVTAVCKSDTIDGWRERRDNGGIIIDVETNEIVCEGLSMPHSPRWVNGKLWVLNSGTGYLGYVDFETKSFVPHTFCPGFLRGLAIHGDYAIVGLSKPRYERFEGLQLDKNLAEKDSEAWCGVQIINLTSGNVEHWIRLDGPVTELFDLAVLPNVRCPMALGQQSKENLTMVTYEVAPELQDKPTEAA is encoded by the coding sequence ATGAGTGACGAGACTCAGACTGCAGAGGCAGTGGAAAACGCCGAAGCAACGATTGACCCGACGGCGGAATCTCAGGAAGCCACTGACGGCACTGTAAACACCGAAAGCACTGACAGCGCAGAAGGTTCAGAAGCGACCGCCGACGACAAGGGCGAACAGCCGCAGGCTAAGGCGCCGGAACCGGTGAAGAAATCCTGCTCGCCGCGGCTCGCTGGCTGGATGCAGCAGAACAAGCTGTCCATCGCCTTCACTTCTTACCAGTCTGGCCGCGTCTACATGGTGGGCGCCGAGCAAAGCGGCAGACTGTCCTTCCACGAGCGCATCTTCCAGCGCGCCATGGGTATTGTGGGCAACTCCCAGCGTATCTACATGGGCGGCCTGTACCAGGTTTGGCGTTTTGAAAACGTACTGCAACCGGGCCAGGTGGCGAACAAGATGTTCGACGCCTGCTATGTGCCCCGCAACGCGCAGTTTACCGGCGAAGTGGACATCCACGAGCTGGGCATCCGCAAAAACGGCCAGATCATTTTCGTCAACACCAAGTACAACTGCCTGGCAACCCCGAGCCTGACCCACAGCTTCAAGGTGCTGTGGAAGCCGCCGTTTATCAGCAAGATTGCCCCGGAAGATCGCTGCCATCTGAATGGCCTGGCGATGGTGGACGGCGAGCCCAAATACGTGACCGCCGTATGCAAGTCCGACACCATCGATGGCTGGCGTGAGCGCCGCGATAACGGCGGTATCATCATTGATGTGGAAACCAACGAAATCGTGTGTGAAGGGCTGTCCATGCCGCATTCGCCGCGCTGGGTGAACGGCAAGCTGTGGGTACTCAACAGCGGCACCGGCTATCTGGGCTACGTGGACTTCGAGACCAAGTCCTTCGTTCCGCACACCTTCTGCCCGGGCTTCCTGCGCGGACTCGCGATTCACGGCGACTACGCCATCGTGGGTCTGTCCAAGCCGCGCTACGAGCGCTTCGAAGGCCTGCAACTGGATAAGAACCTGGCCGAAAAGGATTCCGAAGCCTGGTGCGGTGTTCAGATCATCAACCTGACCAGCGGCAATGTGGAGCACTGGATCCGTCTGGACGGCCCGGTGACCGAGCTGTTCGACCTGGCGGTACTGCCGAATGTGCGCTGCCCCATGGCGCTGGGCCAGCAGAGTAAGGAAAACCTCACCATGGTGACTTACGAGGTGGCGCCGGAGCTTCAGGATAAGCCGACTGAAGCGGCTTGA
- a CDS encoding amino acid deaminase: MSLSHNTQNPRSMRNLLREEIPLPAAVVYNSRLQHNLQWMQNFVNQRGVKLAPHGKTTMTPAFFRLQLAAGAWGMTIATPQQARVAAGAGATRVLMANQLVGRGNMQLVSALLVDYPQLELYCLIDSVENARQLGQFFAESRQNLKLLLEIGVPGGRTGCRDAAQVRALCEEIQHWPQLQLAGVETYEGLIHGECAEGRVTEHLQQVRDICLDLLTQEKFTTESVILSGAGSAWYDRVADIFVDHNEPRILPILRPGCYLTHDRGIYQQAQAAVMQRLERLEKTERFDGHYCPPEDLQSGLEIWAYVQSLPEPGMAILNFGKRDAAYDAGLPKPELHFRPGTDPAPRVADEAWQLTGIMDQHAMMKIPDDADIQVGDMLALSTSHPCLTFDKWRQILVIDDYFNVLEVADTCF, encoded by the coding sequence ATGAGCCTCTCTCACAACACACAAAACCCGCGCTCTATGCGAAATCTGTTGCGCGAGGAAATTCCCCTGCCCGCTGCGGTGGTGTACAACTCGCGCCTGCAGCACAACCTGCAGTGGATGCAGAATTTTGTGAATCAGCGCGGGGTAAAGCTCGCCCCCCACGGCAAGACCACCATGACCCCGGCTTTTTTCCGCCTGCAACTGGCAGCCGGCGCCTGGGGCATGACCATTGCCACCCCGCAACAGGCGCGGGTGGCCGCGGGGGCCGGAGCCACCCGCGTGTTGATGGCCAATCAGCTGGTCGGCCGCGGGAATATGCAGCTGGTGAGCGCGTTGCTGGTGGATTATCCGCAGCTCGAGTTGTACTGCCTAATCGACTCCGTGGAAAACGCGCGGCAATTGGGACAGTTTTTTGCGGAATCTCGACAGAACCTCAAGCTGTTACTGGAAATCGGCGTACCCGGCGGCCGCACCGGTTGTCGCGACGCCGCGCAGGTACGCGCGCTGTGTGAAGAAATCCAGCACTGGCCACAGCTGCAACTGGCGGGCGTGGAAACCTATGAGGGATTGATCCACGGCGAGTGCGCCGAGGGGCGTGTCACCGAACACCTGCAGCAGGTGCGCGACATCTGCCTGGACCTACTGACACAGGAGAAATTCACTACCGAATCCGTCATCCTGAGCGGCGCCGGCTCCGCCTGGTACGACCGGGTGGCCGATATATTTGTCGATCACAACGAGCCACGCATCCTGCCAATATTGCGCCCTGGCTGTTACCTCACCCACGACCGGGGTATTTATCAACAGGCCCAGGCCGCGGTCATGCAAAGACTGGAACGACTCGAAAAAACTGAAAGATTCGACGGACACTACTGCCCCCCGGAAGACCTGCAGTCGGGCCTGGAAATCTGGGCCTACGTGCAGTCGCTGCCAGAACCCGGCATGGCCATTCTGAATTTTGGCAAACGAGATGCCGCCTATGACGCGGGCCTGCCGAAACCGGAACTGCATTTTCGCCCCGGCACAGACCCGGCGCCCCGTGTAGCAGACGAAGCCTGGCAGCTCACCGGCATTATGGATCAGCACGCGATGATGAAAATTCCCGACGATGCCGACATCCAGGTAGGCGATATGCTCGCACTCTCCACCTCACACCCCTGCC
- a CDS encoding MurR/RpiR family transcriptional regulator: MSHEPDIVSKINAHYGQLRDAEQKIARLVMDDIGFAAHASISELADKAGVSEATITRFAKAVGCKNVRDLKLRLAQAVAIGQRFYTEVKVEPGANYGVYDEIKAALDHNARLITEAVIEPAVAALAKARQILIFGVGGGSTVMAQECQHRFFRLGFPATSYSDPMLMRMAASTIDSNDVVLCLSMGGYSPDVQEAAEIAREYGATTLGVTVADSPLAGVLDHLVPMEPLETDYIFKPTAARYVMLAAIDVLATELAVKQKRKSREALRRLKHTLDSHKHGEDRLPLGD, translated from the coding sequence GTGAGTCACGAACCGGATATTGTCTCGAAGATTAACGCCCATTACGGCCAGTTGCGCGATGCGGAACAGAAAATTGCCCGTCTGGTGATGGACGATATCGGCTTTGCCGCTCACGCCAGTATCAGCGAGCTGGCGGATAAGGCCGGTGTCAGTGAGGCCACCATCACCCGTTTTGCCAAAGCGGTGGGTTGCAAGAATGTCCGCGATCTCAAACTGCGCCTGGCACAGGCGGTGGCGATCGGGCAGCGGTTCTACACCGAGGTCAAAGTAGAGCCGGGAGCCAATTACGGGGTTTACGATGAGATCAAGGCGGCCCTGGACCACAACGCACGGCTGATTACCGAAGCAGTGATTGAGCCCGCGGTGGCCGCGTTGGCAAAAGCGCGTCAGATTCTGATATTCGGGGTGGGCGGCGGTTCCACGGTCATGGCGCAGGAGTGCCAGCACCGGTTTTTCCGCCTCGGCTTTCCGGCCACGTCCTACTCGGATCCGATGCTGATGCGCATGGCGGCTTCCACCATCGACAGTAACGACGTGGTGTTGTGCCTGTCTATGGGCGGCTACAGTCCGGACGTGCAGGAAGCGGCAGAAATTGCGCGGGAATACGGTGCGACGACTTTGGGTGTGACGGTAGCGGATTCGCCGCTGGCGGGAGTGCTGGACCATCTGGTGCCGATGGAACCGCTGGAAACGGATTACATCTTCAAACCCACTGCCGCCCGTTACGTCATGCTTGCCGCCATCGATGTACTGGCCACCGAGCTGGCCGTAAAACAGAAACGCAAAAGCCGTGAGGCGCTAAGGCGTCTCAAGCACACTCTGGACAGTCACAAACACGGCGAGGACCGCTTGCCACTGGGGGACTGA
- a CDS encoding sodium:solute symporter family protein, with amino-acid sequence MNASIFLGAFGLYIVFLIAIGWFVSRRTSSEDDFLLAGRSLPVFLTIGTTVATMVGTGSSMGAVGFGYANGWAGALYGIGGAVGILLLGLLFAPARAQGFATMSEELASYVGNHPLVKKIVAVLILIACLGWLGAHILGGSLYLAWITGIDLPLAKLLVAVGFGIFVIVGGYHAVVWTDTLQALVLFAGFLLMAVFAVHTVGGWEGVAEVRGVTANREPMGVLPAISLAAVIAVGVLATPSFRQRIYSARSVGSVRKSFYISGGMYLVFSLVPAIIGICAFVLNPELDNRNYAFPYLAIEVLPLGIGVLVLLAGLSATMSSASSDAIAGVSVLIRDLCPQQWSGQGESLVQSRIGLLLVIGVALGMAMLSDDLIGYISKMISTVMAGLFACGLLGRFWPRYHWLGALASLLAGSVTSLLVMATMGDFLGNPIIPAASAALAAGVLVTLAVSGLTAKTGPTFDAG; translated from the coding sequence ATGAATGCCAGTATTTTCCTCGGGGCCTTCGGTCTCTACATCGTTTTTCTGATTGCCATTGGCTGGTTCGTCTCCAGGCGCACGAGCAGTGAAGATGACTTCCTGTTGGCCGGCCGCAGCCTGCCTGTCTTTCTCACCATCGGCACCACCGTCGCTACCATGGTTGGCACGGGTTCATCGATGGGAGCGGTGGGTTTTGGTTACGCCAACGGCTGGGCCGGAGCCTTGTACGGTATTGGCGGTGCGGTAGGGATATTGCTCCTGGGGCTGTTGTTTGCACCCGCACGGGCTCAGGGCTTTGCCACCATGAGCGAAGAGCTGGCGTCCTATGTGGGCAATCATCCACTGGTAAAAAAAATCGTCGCGGTATTGATCTTAATCGCCTGTCTGGGTTGGCTAGGTGCACATATTCTCGGTGGTAGTTTGTATCTCGCCTGGATAACCGGCATAGATCTGCCGCTGGCGAAATTGCTGGTGGCGGTTGGCTTCGGAATTTTTGTGATTGTTGGCGGCTACCATGCGGTGGTGTGGACAGACACCCTGCAGGCACTGGTACTGTTTGCGGGCTTTTTGTTGATGGCGGTATTTGCCGTGCACACGGTGGGCGGATGGGAGGGGGTCGCCGAAGTTCGGGGGGTAACTGCAAACCGCGAACCGATGGGGGTGTTACCCGCTATTTCTCTGGCCGCAGTGATCGCCGTGGGTGTGCTGGCGACGCCGTCGTTTCGCCAGCGGATTTATTCTGCGCGCAGTGTCGGTTCCGTGCGCAAGTCTTTTTATATTTCCGGCGGGATGTATCTGGTTTTTTCGTTGGTACCGGCAATTATCGGGATCTGTGCGTTTGTGCTGAATCCGGAACTGGATAATCGCAATTACGCATTTCCCTATCTTGCCATTGAAGTCTTGCCGCTGGGGATTGGTGTGCTGGTGCTGCTCGCGGGGCTTTCCGCCACCATGTCGAGCGCCAGTTCCGATGCGATTGCGGGAGTTTCGGTATTGATCCGGGACCTGTGCCCGCAACAGTGGTCGGGGCAGGGAGAAAGCCTGGTCCAGTCGCGTATCGGTCTGCTGCTGGTGATCGGGGTGGCGCTGGGGATGGCGATGCTGTCCGATGATTTGATTGGCTATATCAGCAAAATGATTTCTACCGTAATGGCCGGTCTTTTTGCCTGCGGACTGCTGGGTCGTTTCTGGCCGCGCTACCACTGGCTCGGCGCGCTGGCTTCGCTGCTGGCGGGATCGGTGACGTCGTTACTGGTCATGGCAACGATGGGTGATTTCTTGGGTAATCCGATTATTCCCGCGGCCTCAGCGGCACTGGCCGCGGGCGTTCTGGTGACCCTGGCGGTCTCTGGATTGACCGCGAAAACCGGCCCGACATTCGACGCCGGATAA